One region of Eupeodes corollae chromosome 1, idEupCoro1.1, whole genome shotgun sequence genomic DNA includes:
- the LOC129945961 gene encoding uncharacterized protein LOC129945961, with protein MLTDMEHSCASTKCDLPDDDEMVSCETCRRWWHYKCADFNPTLFDTATPWFCRRDDCDEIGSQSKEENTHTAGATASNTQNDVLAAVDGLIEAARVAQTIVDMRDQEIASLKAEMDTLKAQLVATSSVARQEASSAHSADLKRLASERLEAIRQIDCRHKQMVGPAAAHSTPLSGQKDCNVKLQDASKDSSCHQSDMANLLTILNRSQVQELPSFSGHDNKEWPYFESVFISTTVEGNYSAKENVARLRKALKGEVYNLVSDRLRYSTDANAVMDSLRAIYGRADVLVHSLTTNLLKLPSLSSPSDTKLRQWAVVLNGFVADIKSMDLSKELDNNYILTDLASRLSPGQYHDWQKRKSKKTHSNLEDFAVFLTEKLYDLPPELSKATKQLSLDKASASSSSRKVLTHQPVIQSEEKCVKCEKAKHTLSECEEFKALSLDDRFTFAKSKAICFRCLKLSPHRWKNCSQKKLCGIEGCSKNHHPLLHPSTTKPTLNSSAHPFVPPSQIHSSHLEPKAPVMFKVVPVRLFGNNNKSLDTFAFLDDGSSITMVEKDVFDLLDLRGEPEQLTLQWTKGVSRTEDSLRTNLHVSGINKRKRHLLRDIYSVKNLELPHQSVDVAALKQKFLHLRDLPLPNLNDARPKILLGLDQAKLLVGSRQRSGKDDEPHAMKTLLGWTVFGTTKMESSVSCIGPSRIASISYFHGISKQDEELHDIVKRHFSTEEFGVRPPSENFVSQLDARALEVMKRTLRYVDDHYEIGLLWASDDVKLPDSYPMAEKRLITFEKSLLKRPELLKWMNQYIKDLLSKGYARIVSDEELCQEHPRVWYTPTFVVVNQNKHPPKPRVVADVAAKVNGVSLNSHLLKGPDNLVPLHAGLFKFRERKVAVNADVREMFHRIKICEADQHCQRFLWRDGDVSRRPAVYIMQVMMFGPSCSPTSAQFVKNHHANLYKQQCPEAVDGLVNRTYVDDYFNSHDTVEEAVAVSKDAIEICKAMNFELVGFQSNSRAFLDQIPESNIKASLVSIDPNESESYVTKILGMLWQPSSDYLIYKLYDEEFLKKMSDSNANISKREILRTIMRVFDPLGLISCIIIRGRFILQEIWREGFNWDEQISYVLRQQWLNFIRILRQIEEIKIPRAYTTLNPGYSRISLVVFVDASEKAFAAVSYWRFEHNEAVEVAIAMAKAKVAPVKRLSVPRLELQAAVLGVRIAKTVRSSHSIRANDIIFMSDSKTVLSWISSSTFKFPSFVAVRVGEILETTNPHQWWFVRSADNVADDGTRWCDNAESSNNSRWFAGPEFLKLPQVDWPVTPGKIIANANKVSTIDLSKFPVNLHRHQPISFKIFDELKPRFRARWFSAVRVVALLLRFKDLLSKKGIETEPFATPSEIVRAQDWLFRKIQQDAFSDEITCLQANRSPFIDDEGTMRLGSRIQKANISYAARNPAILPKHHPLVELLVQHHHEANNHVATATTISDIRERAWVISIRSTVARVQSKCFMCKRLKAKAVTPFMGQLPEGRLAFELRPFTHVGVDCFGPMHVKYGRGTVKRFGMIFTCLSFRAVHIEVLNDLSMDQCYMAVRRFLIIRVVTKFIYSDNGLNFVGTKNRLDKDVKEMEAALGEYCAKYEGILWRFIPAYSPWMGGAWERLIKSIKSSIEFTLRGVTPREDVLLNALYEAQGQINRRPLTHIPVDPEDPRPLTPNSILFGDADRNLTAPGVFSGKDQWSRLYSRRAQHLMRELTRRWYTEYLPELTRRSKWYTKTKPVEIGSIVLVIEPGEVRSVWRLGRVTNVFPGPDGIVRIADVRLPNGNILVKRSVGRLAVLDLESSDRASDGPRDVIEP; from the coding sequence ATGTTAACCGACATGGAACACAGCTGTGCTTCAACGAAGTGTGATTTGCCCGATGACGATGAGATGGTTTCGTGTGAAACATGCCGAAGGTGGTGGCATTACAAGTGTGCGGATTTTAACCCTACTTTATTTGACACTGCTACTCCTTGGTTTTGTCGTAGAGATGATTGCGATGAAATTGGAAGTCAAAGTAAGGAAGAGAATACACACACTGCAGGTGCCACGGCAAGTAATACTCAAAATGATGTTTTAGCTGCTGTGGATGGATTGATTGAGGCGGCTAGGGTGGCCCAAACGATCGTTGACATGAGAGACCAGGAAATCGCTTCTCTGAAAGCAGAAATGGACACGCTGAAAGCGCAGTTGGTTGCAACATCGTCAGTTGCAAGGCAAGAAGCTAGTTCTGCTCATTCTGCAGATTTGAAAAGGCTTGCTAGTGAGAGGCTCGAAGCGATTCGACAAATTGATTGCAGACACAAGCAAATGGTAGGTCCTGCTGCTGCCCACTCAACTCCTCTGTCGGGGCAGAAAGACTGCAATGTTAAATTGCAAGATGCGTCAAAAGACAGTTCGTGCCATCAGTCAGATATGGCGAATTTATTGACGATCTTGAACCGCAGTCAAGTCCAGGAGTTGCCCTCTTTTTCGGGGCATGATAATAAAGAATGGCCGTATTTTGAATCGGTATTCATATCAACAACAGTTGAAGGCAACTACAGTGCCAAAGAAAATGTTGCTCGTCTAAGAAAGGCACTAAAAGGCGAAGTTTACAATCTGGTGAGCGATCGTCTAAGGTATTCTACTGATGCAAACGCCGTGATGGACTCATTACGTGCGATTTATGGGAGAGCAGATGTTTTAGTGCACAGTCTCACTACGAATCTGCTTAAGTTGCCGTCGTTGAGCTCACCGAGTGATACAAAACTGCGTCAATGGGCTGTGGTTCTAAATGGTTTTGTTGCGGACATCAAGTCGATGGATTTAAGTAAGGAACTAGACAACAATTATATTCTGACAGATCTAGCAAGTAGGTTGTCTCCTGGACAATACCACGACTGGCAAAAACGAAAATCCAAGAAGACGCACTCGAATTTAGAAGATTTCGCAGTTTTTCTCACTGAGAAACTATACGACTTGCCACCAGAGTTATCCAAAGCAACAAAGCAGTTATCGTTAGACAAAGCAAGCGCCTCCAGTTCATCACGGAAGGTCCTGACTCACCAACCAGTTATACAGAGTGaagaaaaatgtgttaaatGTGAAAAAGCCAAACACACTTTAAGTGAATGTGAAGAATTTAAAGCTTTGTCTTTAGACGATAGGTTCACATTTGCTAAGAGCAAGGCTATTTGCTTTAGATGCTTAAAATTATCACCACATAGATGGAAAAACTGTTCACAAAAGAAGTTGTGTGGTATCGAGGGCTGCTCGAAAAATCATCATCCGTTACTTCATCCGTCAACAACGAAGCCAACCTTGAATTCATCGGCACATCCTTTCGTTCCACCGTCGCAAATTCATTCGTCACATCTAGAACCTAAAGCTCCAGTTATGTTCAAAGTTGTTCCCGTTCGTTTATTTGGGAACAATAATAAATCTTTAGACACATTTGCCTTTTTGGACGATGGCTCATCCATTACGATGGTGGAAAAAGATGTTTTTGATCTTTTGGACTTGAGAGGTGAACCAGAGCAGCTTACACTCCAGTGGACAAAGGGCGTTTCCAGAACTGAGGACTCTTTGCGTACAAATTTACATGTTTCTGGCATAAATAAACGTAAACGACATTTGCTAAGGGACATTTATTCAGTGAAGAATCTGGAACTGCCACACCAGAGTGTTGACGTTGCCGCTTTAAAGCAAAAGTTCTTGCATCTAAGAGATTTGCCGTTACCGAATCTAAATGATGCAAGGCCGAAAATATTACTGGGGTTAGATCAAGCTAAGCTTCTTGTGGGCAGCCGTCAGCGATCTGGTAAAGATGATGAACCACATGCGATGAAGACTCTCCTAGGTTGGACCGTCTTTGGTACAACAAAGATGGAATCCAGCGTATCCTGTATTGGCCCTTCAAGAATAGCTTCGATTTCTTACTTTCATGGAATTAGCAAGCAAGATGAAGAACTTCATGATATAGTAAAACGTCATTTCTCAACCGAGGAGTTTGGGGTTCGGCCTCCTAGCGAAAATTTTGTTAGCCAACTTGACGCTCGGGCATTAGAGGTGATGAAGCGCACCCTGCGCTATGTTGACGATCACTACGAGATTGGTTTGCTATGGGCTTCCGATGACGTTAAACTTCCTGATAGCTACCCCATGGCTGAAAAAAGACTTATTACTTTTGAGAAGTCTTTGTTGAAGAGACCTGAGCTGTTGAAGTGGATGAACCAATACATAAAAGATTTATTATCCAAAGGTTACGCTAGGATAGTTTCAGATGAAGAGCTGTGTCAAGAGCATCCGAGAGTTTGGTACACACCTACATTTGTGGTTGTGAATCAAAATAAACATCCACCGAAGCCAAGAGTTGTTGCTGACGTCGCTGCGAAGGTGAATGGAGTTTCATTGAACTCGCATTTATTGAAGGGTCCAGACAACTTGGTACCTCTCCACGCTGGGCTGTTCAAATTTCGCGAACGAAAAGTTGCTGTAAATGCGGATGTTCGAGAGATGTTCCACCGCATTAAGATTTGTGAAGCGGACCAGCATTGTCAGAGGTTTCTTTGGCGAGATGGCGATGTTTCTAGAAGGCCAGCAGTCTACATTATGCAGGTCATGATGTTTGGACCTTCCTGCTCTCCCACATCTGCACAATTTGTGAAAAATCATCATGCGAACCTCTATAAGCAGCAGTGTCCGGAGGCAGTTGATGGGCTTGTTAACCGAACGTATGTTGACGACTACTTTAATAGTCACGACACGGTTGAAGAAGCTGTTGCTGTTAGCAAAGATGCCATTGAAATCTGTAAGGCAATGAACTTCGAGCTGGTGGGATTTCAATCGAATAGTCGTGCGTTTTTGGACCAGATTCCTGAATCGAATATAAAAGCAAGCCTGGTGAGTATCGATCCTAATGAGTCCGAGAGTTACGTCACAAAGATTTTGGGAATGTTATGGCAGCCTTCCTCTGATTATCTGATTTATAAGCTCTACGATGAAGAGTTTTTAAAGAAGATGTCGGATTCAAATGCTAATATATCCAAACGAGAAATATTAAGAACGATTATGAGAGTTTTCGACCCCCTTGGTCTTATTTCCTGTATCATCATCAGAGGGCgatttattttgcaagagatctGGCGCGAAGGCTTCAATTGGGACGAGCAGATATCCTATGTGTTGCGACAGCAGTGGCTGAATTTCATAAGAATCTTGCGACAAATAGAGGAAATCAAGATTCCTCGTGCCTATACGACATTGAACCCGGGTTACTCAAGGATCAGTTTGGTCGTTTTTGTGGATGCTTCGGAGAAGGCATTTGCTGCTGTATCATATTGGCGCTTCGAGCATAATGAAGCAGTCGAAGTGGCAATTGCCATGGCTAAGGCGAAGGTTGCTCCGGTTAAAAGACTGTCAGTACCTCGCTTAGAGTTACAGGCGGCTGTGCTTGGGGTGCGGATTGCGAAAACTGTGAGAAGTTCTCACTCAATTCGAGCTAATGACATAATCTTTATGTCCGATTCTAAGACGGTGCTCTCATGGATTAGTTCTTCCACCTTCAAATTCCCAAGTTTCGTTGCTGTTCGTGTTGGAGAAATTTTAGAAACTACTAATCCGCATCAGTGGTGGTTCGTAAGATCTGCGGATAATGTTGCGGATGACGGAACCAGATGGTGCGACAATGCAGAAAGCTCTAATAACTCGAGATGGTTTGCAGGACCCGAATTTTTGAAGCTTCCCCAAGTTGATTGGCCAGTTACGCCAGGGAAAATTATCGCTAATGCAAATAAGGTAAGCACAATTGATTTATCTAAATTCCCAGTAAATTTGCATAGACATCAAccaatatcatttaaaatatttgatgagtTAAAACCAAGATTTCGAGCTAGATGGTTTTCGGCAGTCAGAGTAGTGGCACTATTACTTCGTTTTAAAGACTTGTTGAGTAAAAAGGGAATTGAAACAGAGCCTTTCGCAACACCTTCAGAAATTGTAAGAGCTCAGGACTGGTTATTTCGGAAAATCCAGCAAGATGCCTTTTCGGATGAAATTACTTGTCTGCAAGCTAATCGAAGTCCGTTTATCGATGATGAGGGTACTATGCGACTAGGCTCGAGAATACagaaagcaaatatttcatACGCAGCACGGAATCCTGCCATACTGCCGAAACACCATCCGCTAGTGGAGTTATTAGTTCAGCACCACCATGAAGCTAACAATCACGTTGCAACGGCCACGACGATTTCAGACATCAGGGAAAGAGCTTGGGTTATAAGCATTCGTTCGACAGTGGCACGAGTCCAATCAAAGTGTTTTATGTGCAAAAGACTCAAGGCTAAGGCAGTAACACCATTTATGGGTCAATTGCCTGAAGGTCGGTTAGCCTTTGAGTTGAGACCTTTTACCCATGTAGGGGTAGACTGTTTCGGTCCCATGCATGTTAAATATGGAAGAGGCACAGTTAAACGATTTGGGATGATTTTTACTTGTTTGAGTTTCCGTGCCGTCCACATTGAGGTGCTCAATGATCTCTCTATGGACCAGTGTTATATGGCTGTTCGTCGATTTCTCATCATTCGTGTAGTCACCAAATTCATCTATAGCGATAATGGCCTTAACTTCGTCGGCACAAAGAACCGCCTAGATAAAGATGTAAAGGAGATGGAGGCTGCTCTCGGTGAGTACTGCGCCAAGTACGAAGGGATACTCTGGCGTTTCATACCTGCATATTCACCGTGGATGGGTGGAGCGTGGGAGCGCCTTATTAAATCCATTAAATCCAGCATAGAATTTACCTTAAGGGGAGTGACACCTCGAGAAGATGTTCTTTTAAACGCGCTATATGAGGCACAGGGGCAGATTAATAGGAGGCCGCTAACTCATATACCCGTCGACCCGGAGGATCCTCGACCACTTACACCAAACTCTATACTTTTTGGAGATGCCGATCGGAATTTAACCGCACCTGGAGTGTTTTCTGGCAAAGATCAATGGAGTAGGCTGTATAGCCGTCGAGCGCAACACCTAATGAGAGAATTAACAAGGCGTTGGTACACAGAGTATCTTCCTGAGCTGACGAGGCGTTCAAAATGGTACACAAAAACAAAGCCAGTAGAGATTGGAAGCATTGTTCTTGTTATTGAGCCGGGGGAAGTTCGATCTGTTTGGAGGCTTGGCAGAGTGACAAACGTTTTTCCTGGTCCTGATGGAATTGTGCGGATAGCTGATGTTCGTCTGCCAAATGGAAACATTTTGGTGAAGAGGTCGGTTGGGAGGCTCGCTGTCTTGGATCTGGAGTCTTCAGATAGAGCTTCAGACGGGCCCCGGGATGTCATCGAGCCATAA
- the LOC129941661 gene encoding gustatory receptor for bitter taste 22e-like, giving the protein MHSGEDPDGKLLFYTFRYLIYMGISAHDYDYNTKKLIYKQWAGDYCAVVDCFFLVTGPFYTTYISKYLRCEVFMTRYTAMYMNCLILMAQFIGIALSRFGNWLQRKQTIFIYDELNKIRLTEFPFPRERFNKIRNEIKMVIYSKILCSCFVTLGLSAIIVYQSKGGLVIDYYWAVLSIFVLIILIAMENQICVAMIFGAYIFKMLNCRLVWVVEEINSLCEKKAEHIVNRKTGLLCYEMKNIGRIHTSVLSLIIKYKDTVNMHILLIMSSIILSQVYYAYIFLILLNGTYSDGEFQKMCAFATCFISFVDLWLMVYICGDVIESCDSSGKTLGSLSTYNKLNKQLETRVQILTYQFIREKMELMIFGMFNLNWATGFVMTGVAVEYLIILVQFDYHDFDF; this is encoded by the exons ATGCATAGTGGCGAAGATCCGGATGgcaaattacttttttacaCTTTTCggtatttaatttatatggGCATTTCGGCCCATGATTAtgattacaatacaaaaaaactcaTCTACAAGCAATGGGCAGGTGACTATTGTGCCGTTGTTGACTGTTTTTTTCTTGTGACGGGCCCATTTTATACCACGTACATTTCAAAATATCTGAGGTGTGAAGTTTTTATGACAAGGTACACTGCAATGTACATGAATTGTCTCATACTGATGGCTCAGTTTATTGGCATTGCATTAAGCCGGTTTGGAAATTGGCTACAGCGCAAGCAGACCATATTTATTTATGacgaattgaataaaataaggCTTACTGAGTTCCCCTTTCCTCGGGAAAGATTTAACAAAATTCGAAATGAAATAAAGATggttatttattcaaaaatattatgttcGTGTTTTGTAACACTGGGATTGTCAGCAATTATTGTGTACCAATCAAAGGGTGGCCTCGTGATTGATTATTACTGGGCCGTATTATCGATCTTTGTATTGATCATCTTGATTGCAATGGAGAATCAAATATGTGTTGCAATGATTTTCGGGGCGTATATCTTCAAGATGCTAAATTGTCGCCTTGTATGGGTAGTCGAAGAAATAAATTCGCTGTGCGAAAAAAAAGCTGAGCATATTGTGAACCGAAAGACAGGACTTTTATgctatgaaatgaaaaatattggaagAATTCATACAAGTGTGTTGAGCCTCATTATCAAATACAAGGATACTGTCAACATGCATATACTTCTTATTATGTCATCCATTATTCTTTCCCAAGTTTACTACGCTTATATCTTTCTCATTCTTTTAAATGGGACTTATTCGGAtggtgaatttcaaaaaatgtgtgcATTTGCAACGTGTTTCATTTCTTTCGTAGATCTATGGCTAATGGTTTATATTTGTGGCGATGTTATTGAGTCATGTGATTCTTCTGGAAAAACTTTGGGATCGCTTTCAACCtacaataaacttaataaacaaTTAGAAACAAGG gTTCAAATACTTACGTATCAGTTTATACGAGAGAAAATGGAGTTGATGATTTTTGGAATGTTCAATTTGAATTGGGCGACAGGATTTGTTATGACGGGTGTTGCTGTTGAGTACTTAATAATACTTGTGCAATTTGATTACCacgattttgatttttaa
- the LOC129945972 gene encoding uncharacterized protein LOC129945972, with protein sequence MNALKHRRGIAKATLTRAVEFITSIEQLTSLEMLEIRLNRVIEAWHEFTTLHYECLQLVGEGEAEEFNTDFGLYEDKYFEAHAGLTVAIRERSSKNSNNAVLDSSAKTPEKIKLPPIVIPKFSGDYKDWPSFRDLFLGSVDTKENLSPTHKFQYLKSFLSGTAADLIQHIKVSDVNYTEAWDRLEKRFDRGTLVVQSFV encoded by the coding sequence ATGAACGCATTAAAACATAGGCGTGGTATTGCAAAGGCCACTTTAACTCGTGCGGTTGAATTTATAACATCCATTGAACAATTGACATCATTGGAGATGTTAGAAATTAGATTAAATAGGGTGATTGAAGCATGGCATGAATTCACTACCCTACATTATGAATGTCTTCAGCTTGTGGGGGAAGGTGAGGCCGAGGAGTTTAATACTGATTTCGGGTTATATGAAGACAAATATTTCGAAGCCCACGCGGGGTTGACTGTAGCAATACGTGAAAGGAgttctaaaaattcaaacaatgcCGTGTTAGATTCTTCGGCAAAAActcctgaaaaaataaaactgccaCCAATTGTGATTCCGAAGTTTTCGGGTGATTATAAGGACTGGCCGTCTTTTCGTGATTTGTTTCTGGGTTCGGTGGatacaaaagaaaacttatCACCGACTCACAAATTTCaatacttaaaatcttttttaagcgGAACGGCCGCTGATCTAATCCAACACATAAAGGTTTCAGATGTTAATTACACTGAAGCATGGGATAGACTTGAAAAACGTTTTGATAGGGGAACTTTAGTTGTTCAGtcctttgtttaa